In the genome of Deltaproteobacteria bacterium HGW-Deltaproteobacteria-18, one region contains:
- the msrA gene encoding peptide-methionine (S)-S-oxide reductase produces the protein MRLALTLALLVLGLFGGNVAAQNKEAVFAGGCFWCLEGPFDALPGVLATEAGYTGGQTPNPSYEQVSSGTSGHLEAMRVVYDPELVDFGKLLDVFWRNIDPTDAGGQFCDRGPQYRSAVFFADEAEESIARASMAQLEEARGFKVATEILPRTEFYAAEEYHQDYYKKNPLRYRFYRQGCGRDQRLKQLWGAEAKK, from the coding sequence ATGCGACTGGCGTTGACGTTGGCACTACTGGTACTTGGTTTGTTTGGAGGTAATGTGGCTGCACAGAATAAAGAGGCGGTTTTCGCGGGCGGATGCTTTTGGTGTCTTGAAGGACCTTTCGACGCGCTGCCCGGTGTGTTGGCAACGGAGGCGGGTTACACTGGCGGACAGACGCCAAATCCGAGCTACGAACAGGTTTCGTCCGGGACCAGCGGGCATCTAGAAGCCATGCGGGTGGTCTATGATCCTGAGTTGGTTGACTTTGGGAAGCTTCTTGATGTTTTTTGGCGCAACATAGACCCCACCGACGCCGGAGGGCAGTTCTGCGATCGTGGCCCGCAGTACAGATCTGCCGTATTTTTTGCGGACGAGGCCGAAGAATCCATCGCGAGAGCGTCAATGGCCCAGCTTGAGGAGGCTCGGGGATTCAAGGTAGCAACCGAGATTCTGCCCCGCACCGAGTTTTATGCCGCCGAGGAATATCACCAGGATTATTACAAAAAAAATCCTCTGAGGTACCGTTTCTATCGCCAGGGCTGCGGCCGCGATCAGCGACTCAAGCAGCTTTGGGGGGCGGAAGCCAAAAAATAG